A region from the Peromyscus leucopus breed LL Stock chromosome 9, UCI_PerLeu_2.1, whole genome shotgun sequence genome encodes:
- the LOC114695990 gene encoding olfactory receptor 4K15-like, producing MNETNYSRVTEFVLLGLSSSKELQPFLFLIFLLLYLAILLGNFLIILTVTSDSRLHTPMYFLLANLSFIDMCVASFATPKMLADLLVERKTISFEACLAQIFCVHLFAGGEMVLLVSMAYDRYVAICKPLHYMTIMNRHVCIILVVIPWCVGFIHTTSQLAFTVNLPFCGPNQVDSFFCDLPLVTKLACIDTYVVSLLIVADSGFLSMSSFLLLVVSYTVILITVRNRSSASMAKARSTLTAHITVVILFFGPCIFIYVWPFSGYSVDKVLAVFYTIFTPILNPVIYTLRNKEVKAAMSKLRSRYLKPGQVSALIRNVLILETK from the coding sequence ATGAATGAAACAAATTACTCTCGGGTAACAGAGTTTGTGCTGTTGGGCCTGTCAAGTTCAAAGGAGCTCCAgccttttttatttctcatatttctaCTGCTGTACCTAGCAATCTTGCTGGGCAACTTCCTCATTATCCTCACAGTGACTTCAGACTCCCGACTTCATACCCCAATGTACTTTCTGCTTGCAAATTTATCTTTTATAGATATGTGTGTGGCCTCTTTTGCTACACCCAAAATGCTTGCTGATCTTCTGGTTGAACGAAAAACTATATCTTTTGAAGCCTGCTTAGCTCAAATTTTCTGTGTTCATCTCTTTGCTGGTGGTGAAATGGTACTTCTTGTATCCATGGCCTACGATCGCTATGTTGCAATATGCAAACCTCTCCACTATATGACAATCATGAATCGCCATGTGTGTATTATTCTGGTCGTCATCCCCTGGTGTGTGGGTTTCATTCATACAACTAGCCAGTTGGCATTCACTGTTAACTTGCCATTTTGTGGTCCTAACCAGGTGGACAGTTTTTTCTGTGATCTCCCACTGGTGACCAAGTTAGCTTGCATAGACACTTATGTTGTCAGCTTACTGATAGTTGCAGATAGTGGCTTTCTCTCCATGAGTTCATTTCTCCTCTTGGTTGTCTCCTACACTGTGATTCTCATTACAGTTAGGAATCGCTCCTCTGCTAGCATGGCCAAGGCCCGCTCCACCCTAACTGCTCACATCACCGTAGTTATACTCTTCTTTGGACCATGCATCTTCATCTATGTGTGGCCTTTTAGCGGCTATTCAGTTGACAAAGTCCTTGCTGTGTTCTACACCATCTTTACACCCATATTAAACCCAGTTATCTACACTTTGAGAAACAAAGAAGTAAAAGCAGCAATGTCAAAGCTTAGGAGTCGATATCTGAAGCCTGGACAGGTTTCTGCACTGATTAGAAATGTTCTTATTCtggaaacaaagtaa